In the genome of Hydrogenophaga sp. PBL-H3, the window GAGCCGGCGTTGGTGGGGCCCTGGACCATGGGCCGTGACAAGAAGAACCCAAAGCCACTGGACACCGCAGCCTTCAACACACTGGTGAAGACCGCCAAGGAAGTGATTCGGCGATCGGAGCAGCAATTGCACGCACAACTCAACAAGAGCGTCAGCGTGACGGTCAACGGCAGCCGTTTGAGAGTCGCGCTCTCCATCGTCCCCGACGAGGAAGGCGCAACCGCAAGCTTGAGTGCCCTGGATGAATTCGACGAGGAACTGGCCCGTGTAGCCGTGCCGACTACCTTCAAATTGACCGTCGACAGTGCGCAAACCTGGATTGCCTCGGGATTTGAGCGGCCACGCTGACGCCGGGGCCCAGAAACTGAAAAAGCCCGCAACCTTTCGGTTGCGGGCTTTCAGTTTTCAATGGTCGGCGTGGCGGGATTCGAACTCGCGACCCCTTGCACCCCATGCAAGTGCGCTACCAGGCTGCGCTACACGCCGACAAGCCTTGAATTATAGCTGGCAAAGCAGGCCTTTCAGGCTGCGTGACGAAGAAGCTCGCGTATTTCAAGCAGCTCGCGTCGCACTTCGTGCACCAGCAGCCCCGTGCCTGCCATCACCTCATGAGTTGGTTCGTTGACCACGGGCGGCCCCTCATCGTGAATCACGGCATCAAGGTCAATGACATCAATCGCCTCGTCCTCGTCATCACCGCGTCGCCTTTCGCGCTCGGCCTGCACGAGTTCCTGCAATTTGTTGCGGGCGCCGCTGATGGTGAAGCCCTGGTCGTACAACAGCTCACGGATGCGACGGATCATGAGCACCTCGTGGTGCTGGTAATAGCGCCTGTTGCCTCGCCGCTTCATGGGCCGCAGCTGTGTGAACTCCTGCTCCCAGTAACGCAGCACATGCGGCTTGACACCACACAACTCGCCCACCTCACCGATGGTGAAGTAGCGCTTGGCAGGGATTGGCGGGAGCGTTTTTTCCATGAAAATCAAGGCGGTACGGACCGAAGCTTGAATTTACTCTAACAAGCATGGGTATGCGCAGGAGAACGCGGATTTCTGTGTGAAATGTTGCAAACGCCACCGAGGCCAGGTCGATTCGACCGCTCAGTGCCGATGGCTGACCGTCTGGCGCGAGGCGTGGAAAAGGTTCGTCAGAGCGGTTGAAAGCACCGACCGCATCGGTCGGAGATTCCCGGGAATGCGAAAAGGAAGCGCGGGTCAGCCACCAATCACGGCTGTCTGAACCTGTTCCTTGAGCTTGGGACTGGCGTGGAACGTAACCACGCGGCGGGCCTCGATGGCCACCGGTTCGCCGGTCCGCGGATTGCGTCCCGGACGTGGTGCCTTGGTGCGGATCTGGAAATTGCCGAAACCCGAAATCTTCACATCGGTGCCTTCGACCAGACTGTCGGTGACCAGATCGAAGAAGGCATCGATCATGTCTTTGGACTCCCGCTTGTTCAGACCGATCTGGTCAAACAGCATCTCGGCCAGTTGGGCTTTGGTCAGTGCTGGTGTCTCCAGGCTTTCAACAGCGAGTTCCATGCGGGGCTTTCTCCATCCTCGTTCGATCAGGCGCGCAGCCGGGCGGCCACACGCGTTTGCAGGGATTCGAGGGCCGCTTTCACGGTGGCCTCAATATCGTCTTCGGTCAGTGTAGCGTCGTCGCGGTTGAGCACGAGTCGCACCGCCAGGCTTTTTTCGTCTGGCGCCAACGCACCTGGTGCGCCCGTGTCGGACTGCTTCTTGGGTCGGTACACGTCGAACAAGACGACGTCGCGCAACCAGGCACTGGCAGGCGCACGGATGGCTTCGACCACGGCGGTGTGGGTCACGCTTTCCTTGACCACGATGGCCAGGTCGCGCTCAACGGCCTGATGGCGGCTCACAGGCTGGTACACGGGAACGTCCCTTCCCAGCACAGCGTCCAGTTCCAGCTCGAACAGCACGGGCGCCTGCGCAAGCTCGTACGACTGGCGCCAGCGAGGATGCAACTCCCCCACATGGCCGATGCACTGCCCCATCAGCCAGACACTGGCGCAGCGCCCGGGGTGCATGGCGGGGTGTTCGTCGGCACGGAACTCAGGCTTCAGCGGCGCAAGCAAAGCCTGCACATCACCCTTGGCGTCAAAGAAGTCAGCCACACGCTCGCCGGTGCCCCACTGCAATGCATCCACCGCACCGAAACTCAGACCAGCAACGCGCATGGGCTGATGGAAACCGGCCACGCTCGTGTCGCTGTCGATCACCGACGCGTCCTTGCGGAACACACGTCCGACCTCGAACAGACGCACGCGATCGGCGCGGCGGTCGAGGTTGAACTTGAGCACCGAGACCAGGCTGCCGACCAAGGAAGAGCGCATCACGCTCATCTGGCTGGCAATCGGGTTGAGCAGACGGATGGGGTCGGCATTGCCGGCGAGTTCACGCTCCCAGCGTTCTTCCACAAAGCTGAAGTTGATGGTTTCCTGGTAACCGAGCTGTGCGAGCAGTCGGCGCACGGCGAACGGGCCGCGCTTGGCCTCGGGCCGGATCTTGGCCGTGATTGGGGCGAGCGGCGGCGTCTCGGGCAACTGGTTGTAGCCCACGACACGCGCAACTTCTTCGATCAGGTCTTCTTCGATCTGGATGTCGAATCGGTAGGCGGGCGGCGTCACCGTGATCGTGCCCTCGCCCTCCTCCAGCGCCAACCCCAACCGGCGCAATGCGCCAGTGCACTGTGTCTGCGTGAGCGTCATGCCAATGACCTTGTTCGCTCGCGCCACGCGCAGCGTCACGGGCTTGGCCACCGGCAGGTTGACCACATGATCGTCCATTGGTCCGACCTGCCCACCGCAGATCTCGAGCACCAGTTGCGTGATGCGTTCGATGTGTTCGACCGTGGTGGATGGGTCCACTCCGCGCTCGAAGCGGTGACCGGCGTCGGTGGAAAAGTTGTAGCGGCGCGAGCGGCCTGCGATGGCCTTGGGCCACCAAAACGCGGCCTCGATGTAGATGTTCTGTGTGTCGTCGGACACGGCGGTCGCGTCGCCACCCA includes:
- a CDS encoding integration host factor subunit alpha; translated protein: MELAVESLETPALTKAQLAEMLFDQIGLNKRESKDMIDAFFDLVTDSLVEGTDVKISGFGNFQIRTKAPRPGRNPRTGEPVAIEARRVVTFHASPKLKEQVQTAVIGG
- a CDS encoding MerR family transcriptional regulator codes for the protein MEKTLPPIPAKRYFTIGEVGELCGVKPHVLRYWEQEFTQLRPMKRRGNRRYYQHHEVLMIRRIRELLYDQGFTISGARNKLQELVQAERERRRGDDEDEAIDVIDLDAVIHDEGPPVVNEPTHEVMAGTGLLVHEVRRELLEIRELLRHAA
- the pheT gene encoding phenylalanine--tRNA ligase subunit beta encodes the protein MQFPESWLRAFCNPPLTSQQLADTLTMAGLEVEELQPVAPPFSHIVVGEIKSAEQHPNADRLRVCQVDVGQGSLLNIVCGAPNARVGIKVPCALVGAELPPGEDGKPFLIKLGQLRGVESQGMLCSARELKLSEDHGGLLELPADAVVGRNIREQLLLDDVLFTLKLTPNLAHCLSVYGIAREVSALTGAPLVEPAFPAAAVSLQDRLPVTVSAPDLCGRFTGRIVLGVNTRSTTPAWMVERLARCGQRSVSPLVDISNYVMFELGRPSHIFDLDKIHGGLQVRWGREGETLKLLNGNTVSVDAQVGVIADDQAVESLAGIMGGDATAVSDDTQNIYIEAAFWWPKAIAGRSRRYNFSTDAGHRFERGVDPSTTVEHIERITQLVLEICGGQVGPMDDHVVNLPVAKPVTLRVARANKVIGMTLTQTQCTGALRRLGLALEEGEGTITVTPPAYRFDIQIEEDLIEEVARVVGYNQLPETPPLAPITAKIRPEAKRGPFAVRRLLAQLGYQETINFSFVEERWERELAGNADPIRLLNPIASQMSVMRSSLVGSLVSVLKFNLDRRADRVRLFEVGRVFRKDASVIDSDTSVAGFHQPMRVAGLSFGAVDALQWGTGERVADFFDAKGDVQALLAPLKPEFRADEHPAMHPGRCASVWLMGQCIGHVGELHPRWRQSYELAQAPVLFELELDAVLGRDVPVYQPVSRHQAVERDLAIVVKESVTHTAVVEAIRAPASAWLRDVVLFDVYRPKKQSDTGAPGALAPDEKSLAVRLVLNRDDATLTEDDIEATVKAALESLQTRVAARLRA